A stretch of the Aegilops tauschii subsp. strangulata cultivar AL8/78 chromosome 4, Aet v6.0, whole genome shotgun sequence genome encodes the following:
- the LOC109754090 gene encoding B3 domain-containing protein Os03g0212300 → MEGFEFFQIILDNSSSRLRLPDKFTRVLLDGGKPQEVKLREAGHRRRFWDVKVVLDADGHMYLGRGWEQFARAHGLRLGYFLVFSYDGDAVLTVKVFDVSMCRRHYQHDGDTSSGSSSDGDSGSSNTSDGGGGGNNWSLAEMDVEDGPTGQFSAMLRKCNLGMKQEQYLNVPVDFQLAHGYAERSKVELRMRGKSWLVHLKHNPKTGGRSRASFRYGWHQFCVDNALGVGDTCFFRALRQGSAAGGGEDHLLKVEVRKRDGSFLV, encoded by the exons ATGGAAGGTTTCGAGTTCTTCCAGATCATACTTGACAACTCCTCGAGCAGGCTG aggctgcctgacaagTTTACCAGGGTGCTACTAGACGGCGGCAAGCCCCAGGAAGTGAAGCTACGGGAGGCCGGTCATAGGCGTCGCTTCTGGGACGTGAAGGTGGTGCTGGACGCCGACGGCCACATGTACCTAGGGCGCGGCTGGGAGCAGTTCGCCCGTGCGCACGGCCTGCGGCTCGGCTACTTCCTCGTCTTCAGCTACGACGGCGACGCCGTGCTCACCGTCAAGGTGTTCGACGTGAGCATGTGCCGCAGGCACTACCAGCACGACGGTGACACCA GCAGTGGGAGCAGCAGCGACGGTGACAGTGGGAGCAGCAACAccagcgacggcggcggtggtggaaACAACTGGAGCCTGGCGGAGATGGACGTCGAGGACGGGCCGACGGGGCAGTTCAGCGCCATGCTGAGGAAATGCAACCTAGGCATGAAGCAGGAACAGTACCTG AACGTGCCGGTGGATTTCCAGCTCGCGCACGGGTACGCGGAGAGGAGCAAGGTGGAGCTGCGGATGCGCGGCAAGTCGTGGCTCGTGCACCTGAAGCACAACCCCAAGACGGGTGGCAGGTCCCGCGCGTCGTTTAGGTACGGGTGGCACCAGTTCTGCGTCGACAACGCCCTCGGCGTGGGCGACACCTGCTTCTTCCGAGCGCTCCGGCAAGGTagcgccgccggcggcggcgaggaccACCTTCTCAAGGTGGAGGTGAGGAAGCGAGACGGCAGCTTCCTGGTCTGA